CTATTATAACATTCCTTCCCAAACTTATAATGGGTTAAAAGCGGGTTTTAAAACCCGCTTTTTTTATTGACTTGACATATTAATTGTATTTAAATATCACCTATGAGAGAAGAAGAACTAACTTTTGACCAGATGAAAATCATATTGGACAATCTATATAATGGGGTATATCTGGCCGATGGTGAAGGTAACACTATTTACGTGAATAAAACCTTTGAAGAAATGTCTGGTATCCCTTTTAAAGAGTTACAAGGGAGAAATCTCTATGACCTTGTATATAAATATAAATATTTTACAGGTTCAGCTACTCTAATTGTTTTACAAACCAAAAGAGAAGCAACTGCTACCTATAGAACAATCACAAATAAAAATTTCTTAGTCAAAGGTAAACCTGTTTTCGATCAAAACAATACAATAAAATATGTAGTAAACACCATCTGGGATCTAACAAACATCATATATAATAACGTCATAGATCACGATACCGTTAAAAATTTCAAGCTTAACCAAAACAATCTCATATCATCCAATAAAAAGATGAATGATATTATAGACATAGCAGTTAAAATAGCCCCCACAGATTGCACCGTTTTACTTACAGGGGAGACAGGAGTAGGCAAATCACTTATTGCAGAAGTAATCCATAACCTTAGCAACAGAAAAGATGCCCCCTTTGTAAAGATCAATTGCGGTGCAATACCTGAAAACCTCCTTGAATCTGAACTCTTTGGATATGAACCCGGTGCCTTTACAGGAGCTAATCCCAAAGGGAAAAAAGGTCTTATAGAAACAGCAAACAATGGAACTTTATTCTTGGATGAGATATCAGAACTACCTTACAGTCTCCAATCAAAGCTTTTGACATTTTTACAGGACAAAGAGTTTATCAAAGTCGGTGGCCACAAACCTATAAAAGCAAATGTAAGAATCATTTCAGCCTCTAATAGTGATCTCTATAAGCTCACCAAAGAGGGGAAATTTAGGGAAGATCTCTTTTACAGACTTAATGTTGTAAGCCTTAACCTACCAGCATTGAGAGAACGAAAAGAGGATATACCTCTATTAACCAATTTTTTTGTGGAAAAGTATAACATAAAATACAATTTCAACAAAAAAATTTCAAATGAAGTTATCGAATACTTCTGTCAAACCCCCTGGGAAGGTAACATAAGGGAACTTGAAAACACCATAGAAAGATTAATTCTACTCTCCAAAACCGAATTAATAACAATGAATGATCTTAAAAATATCAATTTCACCAATATACTTTCGAAAATGGAGAATAAAAATAGCCTAAAAGAAACTCTTGATGCCTTAGAAAAACAGATTTTACTAAACGAAAAAAACTCTGGCAAAACAACAAGAGAAATAGCTAAAGCACTCGGTATCAGCCAATCTAAAGTAGTAAGATTATTTAAGAAACACAACATATGTTGATTCATAAATGACTCTACGATGCAAATAAAAATCAAATAGGCTCTCTAATTATATACCTTAAAAAACTATGAACCAATAACGAATCAGAACAATGGTCTTTTTTTTATTTTGTCTTATTTATCAATGGCATATTTATTGTATGTCAATACAAAAAACTAAGGAGTTGTTATGAAAAACATATATTTGATCGATGGTATAAGAACCCCAATCGGAAGCTTTGGGGGAACATTATCAGATGTTCCAGCTGTAGAATTGGCTGCTGAACTCCTCAAAGAGCTACAAAAGAGATATAATCTACCCGATGATGCTGCAGATGAAGTGATCTTAGGCCAAGTCATTCAAGGTGGGGCCAAACAGGCACCTGCCAGGCAGGCCATGAGGCTTGCTGGTATAGATGATAAAGTCCACGCTCTAACTATAAACAAAGTATGTGGCAGTGGTCTTAAAGCATTCATGTTGGGTACCCAATCAATTTTGCTTGGTGACTCATCACTTGTCTATGCCGGTGGTATGGAGAATATGTCTATGGCCCCTTATGCTCTTGATAGAGCCAGATACGGATACAGAATGGGGCATGCAACATTTTTTGATCTTATGATTTACGATGCTTTACAGGATCCTTATTCCGGGAAACACATGGGCGAAATTACAGAGGAAAGCATAAAGAAAAACAATATATCCCGAAAAGAACAGGACGATTATGCAATCAGAAGCTATACCCTCGCACAAAATGCCATAGAAAAAGGTGTTTTAAACTCCGAAATACACCCAATCATCAAAAAGACCAAAAAAGGTGACCAGATCATAGATAAAGATGAAGAACCCTTTAAAGGTGACCTTTCTAAAATCGAGTCATTAAAACCTGCATTTACTAAGGATGGTTGTATCACAGCAGGCAACGCCTCCAAAATAAACGATGGAGCAGCTGTAGGTATCTTAGCAGATGATGATGCTGTAAAAAGATACGGTTTTCAGCCTAAAATAAGAATAGTTGCCTACTCCACAAACAGTATTCATCCAAATGAT
This region of Calditerrivibrio sp. genomic DNA includes:
- a CDS encoding sigma 54-interacting transcriptional regulator; this translates as MREEELTFDQMKIILDNLYNGVYLADGEGNTIYVNKTFEEMSGIPFKELQGRNLYDLVYKYKYFTGSATLIVLQTKREATATYRTITNKNFLVKGKPVFDQNNTIKYVVNTIWDLTNIIYNNVIDHDTVKNFKLNQNNLISSNKKMNDIIDIAVKIAPTDCTVLLTGETGVGKSLIAEVIHNLSNRKDAPFVKINCGAIPENLLESELFGYEPGAFTGANPKGKKGLIETANNGTLFLDEISELPYSLQSKLLTFLQDKEFIKVGGHKPIKANVRIISASNSDLYKLTKEGKFREDLFYRLNVVSLNLPALRERKEDIPLLTNFFVEKYNIKYNFNKKISNEVIEYFCQTPWEGNIRELENTIERLILLSKTELITMNDLKNINFTNILSKMENKNSLKETLDALEKQILLNEKNSGKTTREIAKALGISQSKVVRLFKKHNIC
- a CDS encoding thiolase family protein, giving the protein MKNIYLIDGIRTPIGSFGGTLSDVPAVELAAELLKELQKRYNLPDDAADEVILGQVIQGGAKQAPARQAMRLAGIDDKVHALTINKVCGSGLKAFMLGTQSILLGDSSLVYAGGMENMSMAPYALDRARYGYRMGHATFFDLMIYDALQDPYSGKHMGEITEESIKKNNISRKEQDDYAIRSYTLAQNAIEKGVLNSEIHPIIKKTKKGDQIIDKDEEPFKGDLSKIESLKPAFTKDGCITAGNASKINDGAAVGILADDDAVKRYGFQPKIRIVAYSTNSIHPNDFGEAPIGAIEKVVAKAKLNLDQIDLFEINEAFSAVPLMAIKKLKLDINKVNVNGGAVAFGHPVGASGARILITLAREMILRNVKYGVATLCIGGGEAVAVLIEKIN